A segment of the Carya illinoinensis cultivar Pawnee chromosome 1, C.illinoinensisPawnee_v1, whole genome shotgun sequence genome:
cgAGACTTACGGCATCGATGGACAGAGATGTGATGGAATTGGTGGGTGTCGCTAGCTTCACTTAGTCGTGACAGGATGCAGCAACAAGGTCGGAAACCTGGAAAAAGAAGTTTGCTTTGTTTTAATGAACAAAAAAGAGGCCTTCCTGTTGATAACCTGACCATGGAAAATGTAGAGTGTGAGCACAGTTAGTCTGGGTTGAACTAGAATGAAGGCTACGGCTGGCTTAAGTCTGAGTTGCAAATAGCGTCGAGAAAAACTAGGGCTAGACAACGTTTATGGTGGTTGCTGCCAAGGTTGATGGTGGCTCACAAGATGTGTTTCTATAAGTAGAAGGTTGTCATGCGTGTGGAGCTAACACAGTGGCTGAGTCAAAGCAATATACAATGGGTGTGCATAGGAAGGGGCGTTGCGGCTGGATTGTGGGCTAATTAAAGGTTAAGGGTGGAAGGAGATGGCAGTTACGTGAAGGAAGGATTTTATGGAAACTCAAGGCTACGACAACTTTTACATGCTGGCGAGAATACATACATGTATTTATAGAGGTGATTGggaaaaaccctaaaggaaaacaaaatggaGGGGGAAACGTGCATGAGTGTGGAGTCGTGTGTGGTGGGGTCTAAATCTTTCCATTTCGATTTTAAATTACCTCACtgtaaagggaaaaaaaataataaaaaatgaagagaaaatgataggaatcaaaataataaaaaatggtgGTCAACCTTGACAAACTTGAGGTCCCAGGTATTTGGTCTCTATGGCCAGCCCAGAAGATTCGAATTTAGCAGAGGAATTTGTAAATTGGTTCgtgaagaggagagagagagagagagagagagagagagagagagagagagaggatttcaGTTCAAGATAGGAAATGGATGTAGTTCGTTGTTCTCAGCAGGAATTTTCCCCTGCATCGCAATGTAACATGTTTAAATTTTAGCCCTTACGTGGCATAGACCAATTGGTCTCCATTATTCTTCACTTATAGGAGTATTCGGTCTGAAGTGTTTCTCTTTGAAAATTGGTTCAAAAAATTTACAGAATTAGTTGGGCTATTTTAGCAATCGATTGTATGGATTTGCTTTAATGGACCCAACCCTATTTTTTCAAGACTCAGACCTAGTAGCTCTAATCAACTCAACGTCCAATTTCTTTAAAACAAGAAGAACCTATCTGCATGCTGTATTTACTATGTTTTGTTCGGTTTTATGGATTTCAATTTCACACAAGAGGAACGGACGGACAAACGGAAATGAGTTAAGGTTTTATGGGTTTCGATTTTATGGAGGAGGGATGGTTAGGGTAACACTTCTTTATGGGTTTTAGTTTCATGGAGGAGGTAGTGAAAATGGTTTCATTTTGCTTGGATCAACTTTGAAAGAAGAGATCTTCTGGAGTTTTACGtgttgagagagagggagagagagagtggggagGGAGGGTCTTCACTAGATCAGGGGCCAGAAGTTGAAATTGAGAATGGGTTTCGTGTTTTGCTTGGATAAACTTCAATGGAGAAACATGCAGAGATCTTTCCGTgttgcatgagagagagagagagagagagagagagaggtggtgtCTCATGAGGTGGTCTCATTAAAGTGGTTTCCCTGCAACGCGGGAGGGATGTTTGAGGATGAAGCCCTTACGTGGCTTTCCCTTATTGGTTTCCGATAAAATGATAAACCGGTGAGAagattttctcattttcaaataattagaTTTCATTTGGTCCAGAGAAAAAATTCGATACTcgccaaaataaaatttagacaTGCAGTCTATTCTAAAATTTACTCGCTAATCTCAAGTGGGCTTTTAATACTTATTAAcccttcttttttttagaaagtgGGCTTTGTGCTCGGCCGGGTATAGCTAAATATATAATGATTCCATGCCGATCACTGCATATCCACTTATAAACAAGTGTGCAATCAGGAGAAGTAGAGTTATATCTAATGATGTTAAATAACTGTGAGCATCTTTCTAATTGGTAActgggatgaaaattttaagtttaagatgaaatattaaaatattatattttaatattattattattttgagatttgaaaaagttaagaaaaagttaaattatttattatattttgtatggaaatttagaaaaattataatgatgatatgagaattttaaatttgagttgaaaattttttgttaccAAACCGTACCTAGAGTTGAGAATGTGGAACACCCGCGCCCAGGCGTAGATTAGAGTGATGCCAATCCAATACTGAGTGGATTTTTGCTCTCCGATGAACATCAGCCGGATACCTGATGGTATGAACaaaaatgaagttaaaaaataacCATAGAATGAAATTATTGGGACTGAATATGGAATGCAACAAACCACAAGGAAATAGTAACATTTCTGCTGCAGGAAGCTCATAGATATGAACAAGATGATTTTAACAGAATTTATGCACACACTGGTATATAAGTTTGGAGTGCTTAACTGTCAAATACACATATCCTTTTAAGATACAGACATGTCCTACTAAGAATCTCAGTTTTATTCTTCGATAACCTTAAGTGAGGTGTCAAAAACTTCTGACACTGttaataaataagaaagtaaTAAACACGCACATGCAGGAAACGATTATAACCCATGGGAGCCGGAGGCGTCTAAAATGGGGTAGCGAGGAGGATTTTCCTTTGGAGACTTGTCTATATAAAGGGTATTTAAATCATTGACTTATAAATTGACGCGGAGTTGTCTATATtggaaaattatatttcaactACAAAGTCCTCCAGAAAGGCCAATTCTCAAGGTCCAGAATTCTCAGATAAGCTTTGCTCCGAGTGAAAGCAAGCAACTTTTTCCCACAGTTTCCATGGAAAAGCTCAGGTTCCACAAAGTCCATACGCCTCTGTTTGCCCTTCTTTTATTTCTCCTCCAGTTCTCATCCCTCCAATTTCTGTCCATGGCAGATTACTCTCTCCCAGATAAGTATTTCATCAACTGCGGCTCTGCTACCAACGTCTACAACGGCCAACGGAATTTCGTCGGGGATTTGAATTCCAGTGACTCGACTTCCAATTCCATTTCCTTTATGGATCAAAACAGAGTCGCGATTGACAGCAACCAGTCTTCAATTGAATCACCTCTGTATCAGACAGCAAGAGTTTTTATGCACAACTCTTCGTATGAGTTCGATATCGACACTATTGGTACTTATTTTGTTCGCCTCCATTTCTTTGCTTTCTCCTCCACAAGCAATCCAACTGATCTCTCCACAGCGCTTTTTGACGTCTGGACTTCCGGGTTCTCACTGTTACTTAATTTCACTGCCAAAAACAGTAGCTACTCTCCTATAATAAAGGAATTCTTATTTAGCATACTCAGTCCTGGCAAATTCAAAGTGTATTTTGTTCCTCGGGGATCATCGTTTGCATTTATAAATGCTATGGAAGTCTTCCTTGCCCCTGACAATCTGATCAATGATACAGCCCGACATGTTACTGCTGCAGGAAACACCAATGATTACAAGGGTGTGCTGTCTAAGGCTTTACACACCATTTACAGGATAAATGTTGGAGGCCCTAAAGTCACACCCGAAAACGACACGCTTTTGAGAAACTGGGTTCCGGACACCGACTACATCTATAATCCAGACAAGGCAAAGAATGTATTCCAACCCAGTAGACCTAGGTACAACCCGGATTATGCCAGTCAGTATACTGCCCCTGATCCTGTCTACCAGACTGCGAAAACGATGAATATAAATTCTAGTGGGCAAGCTGATTTTTTCAACATAACCTGGGGTTTTCATGTGCGTAGGAATGCTAGACACCTCGTTCGTGTTCACTTCTGTGACATTGTTGGGAAATCGGTTGCCGATCTAACGTTCaatctttatatttatagtaGGTTCAGTAAGAAAATCGGTTCCTACGAGTATGTTGACTTTTTAAATACTCCATTCTATGAAAAATTTGTGGTTGATTCTGATGATTCGGGAACTATGAATATCAGTATAGGCCCTAGGGATGATTCTTCTGAAAAAAATGCCTATCTGAATGGGCTAGAAATAATGGAGATACTGGAGACGTCGGGTTCAGTTCCTACAGTGAGTGAGCGCAAGAACAAACATGTTTTTCTTGTGGTTGTTTCGGTGCTTGGAGGCTTGGTTCTAATCTGCATTTTAGCAGTTGGATTCTTTTGGATTTTCAAATGCAGGAAGCAAAAGCCATTGGAAAACTCGGACTGGTCACCAATACCTGTATTTGGAGTTGGGAGTTCGCACAGCAGGGCGACTGAGGGCTCCCTTCTGCCTAACTTTTATCTTGCATTGAAGGTACCTCTTGCTGAAATCCTATCTGCGACAAACAACTTCGACACGAGGTTGCTGATTGGTAAGGGTGGCTTTGGGAATGTCTATAGGGGAACTCTCAGACATGGCCAAAAAATTGCTGTGAAACGGAGTGAGCCAGGGTCAAACCAAGGCTTCCCAGAATTCCAAACGGAAGTCATTGTTCTTTCCAAAATTCGCCACCGCCATCTTGTTTCCTTGATTGGGTATTGTGAGGAGAGATCTGAGATGATACTTGTCTATGAGTTCATGGAAAAGGGGACTTTAAAGGATCATCTTTATGCGTCCGATGTGCCTCGTTTGTCTTGGAAGCAAAGGCTTGAGATATGCATTGGTGCAGCAAGGGGTCTTCAATACCTCCACAAAGGTTCAGCTGGAGGAATAATACACCGTGATGTCAAGTCCACTAATATCTTGCTTGATGAATATTATGTTGCTAAAGTTGCCGACTTTGGCCTTTCGAAAACAGGTCCTCTTGATGACACCCATGTCAGCACAATTGTCAAAGGCACGTTTGGTTATCTCGATCCTGAGTATGTTAGGTCCCAACAGTTGACGGAAAAATCTGATGTGTATGCATTTGGAGTGGTTCTTCTCGAGGTGCTATGTGCACGGCCAGCAATTAATGTCATGCTTCCCGGGAAGCAAGTGAATTTGGCTGACTGGGCAATGCTCTGCAAGAAGGAAGGGTCACTTGAAGAGATTGTTGATCCTTCACTCAAGGGTCAGATTGATCCAAGCTCCCAAAGAAGATTTATTGAGACGGCAGAGAAATGTTTACAAGAATTCGGTGCTGATCGCCCCACCATGGATGATGTGGTCTGGGACTTGGAATATGCTTTACAGCTTCAACAAACTGCAATGCGGAGAGAACCACATGAGGACAGCTTAGGCGATGGTTTATCAGGATTGGCATTGCCCAATGTACAGCGGTTGCCTACATTTAGCGTTACGATGGATGGGAGCGATATGCCTGTTATGAGAAATGATGGCTCCAACGTTAAAGCAGATGATGGTTTTTCCCAGATGAAAATGGATGACGCCAGATAATGAATTTTGGTCTTTCTGGTCTAGTAATAACGCAACTTTAAGTTACTTTAGCCTTTACACGTTTATTAGGTATGCCTTTGTGAAgtcaattttgtatttttg
Coding sequences within it:
- the LOC122305034 gene encoding probable receptor-like protein kinase At2g23200 isoform X1 — translated: MEKLRFHKVHTPLFALLLFLLQFSSLQFLSMADYSLPDKYFINCGSATNVYNGQRNFVGDLNSSDSTSNSISFMDQNRVAIDSNQSSIESPLYQTARVFMHNSSYEFDIDTIGTYFVRLHFFAFSSTSNPTDLSTALFDVWTSGFSLLLNFTAKNSSYSPIIKEFLFSILSPGKFKVYFVPRGSSFAFINAMEVFLAPDNLINDTARHVTAAGNTNDYKGVLSKALHTIYRINVGGPKVTPENDTLLRNWVPDTDYIYNPDKAKNVFQPSRPRYNPDYASQYTAPDPVYQTAKTMNINSSGQADFFNITWGFHVRRNARHLVRVHFCDIVGKSVADLTFNLYIYSRFSKKIGSYEYVDFLNTPFYEKFVVDSDDSGTMNISIGPRDDSSEKNAYLNGLEIMEILETSGSVPTVSERKNKHVFLVVVSVLGGLVLICILAVGFFWIFKCRKQKPLENSDWSPIPVFGVGSSHSRATEGSLLPNFYLALKVPLAEILSATNNFDTRLLIGKGGFGNVYRGTLRHGQKIAVKRSEPGSNQGFPEFQTEVIVLSKIRHRHLVSLIGYCEERSEMILVYEFMEKGTLKDHLYASDVPRLSWKQRLEICIGAARGLQYLHKGSAGGIIHRDVKSTNILLDEYYVAKVADFGLSKTGPLDDTHVSTIVKGTFGYLDPEYVRSQQLTEKSDVYAFGVVLLEVLCARPAINVMLPGKQVNLADWAMLCKKEGSLEEIVDPSLKGQIDPSSQRRFIETAEKCLQEFGADRPTMDDVVWDLEYALQLQQTAMRREPHEDSLGDGLSGLALPNVQRLPTFSVTMDGSDMPVMRNDGSNVKADDGFSQMKMDDAR
- the LOC122305034 gene encoding probable receptor-like protein kinase At2g23200 isoform X2 → MDQNRVAIDSNQSSIESPLYQTARVFMHNSSYEFDIDTIGTYFVRLHFFAFSSTSNPTDLSTALFDVWTSGFSLLLNFTAKNSSYSPIIKEFLFSILSPGKFKVYFVPRGSSFAFINAMEVFLAPDNLINDTARHVTAAGNTNDYKGVLSKALHTIYRINVGGPKVTPENDTLLRNWVPDTDYIYNPDKAKNVFQPSRPRYNPDYASQYTAPDPVYQTAKTMNINSSGQADFFNITWGFHVRRNARHLVRVHFCDIVGKSVADLTFNLYIYSRFSKKIGSYEYVDFLNTPFYEKFVVDSDDSGTMNISIGPRDDSSEKNAYLNGLEIMEILETSGSVPTVSERKNKHVFLVVVSVLGGLVLICILAVGFFWIFKCRKQKPLENSDWSPIPVFGVGSSHSRATEGSLLPNFYLALKVPLAEILSATNNFDTRLLIGKGGFGNVYRGTLRHGQKIAVKRSEPGSNQGFPEFQTEVIVLSKIRHRHLVSLIGYCEERSEMILVYEFMEKGTLKDHLYASDVPRLSWKQRLEICIGAARGLQYLHKGSAGGIIHRDVKSTNILLDEYYVAKVADFGLSKTGPLDDTHVSTIVKGTFGYLDPEYVRSQQLTEKSDVYAFGVVLLEVLCARPAINVMLPGKQVNLADWAMLCKKEGSLEEIVDPSLKGQIDPSSQRRFIETAEKCLQEFGADRPTMDDVVWDLEYALQLQQTAMRREPHEDSLGDGLSGLALPNVQRLPTFSVTMDGSDMPVMRNDGSNVKADDGFSQMKMDDAR